GCGTGTGGATGTAAGGTAGTAGAGTGTCCGGTCCAGCCTCGTCAGCATATCAGGATTTGAATTGATTGTTAATTCGTTCACATAATAGCAACATTAATTTTTATTCAACTGCGTGATGTGCCCAATTTCGCTCTCACTGAAAAATACCGACATCAGCAGAATAGCATGCCCCCCTGACGGCGCACACTAACTATGCTCGAACACTAACTATCTATGCTCGCACGTAAACATTGCTCGAACACTCGCTATGCTCAAACACTAATTATGCTGATGTACGGTATCAATGTTCTATTACGCCTTAAACGTCAACCACGGCCGCAGCCGCGCCACGGGTTGAATCAGTCCTGACTGTTCCTGAATATCAATCACAGGCGTAACCGGCTTATAGGCCGCTGGTGCCTCTTCCCGCAGGCGTTCATCCTTCAGCGTGATACATTGCCAGGGCAACGCATCTGCCGACTTCACCGTATCAACCTTATTACGCATACTTTGCCGACGCTCGGCACGCCCCGCGCCGTGTGAACACGACCACAGCCAATCGGGATTCCCCTTCCCCGTGACGAGATAAGAGTAGTCCCCCATCGAACCAGGAATCAGCGCGAACGCTCCGGCTTTGGCCGGGGTCGCGCCCTTCCGATGCAGGTTCATCCCATGTTCCGGCAGAATGATGTTATGCGACAGATCGACCACCAGCTTGCTGGTATCGCGCGCAAACACCTGTTTCCAGGATGAGCGAATCAGTTCCGTCAGCACGATCCGATTGATCCACGCATAGCGGGCGGCCACGCCCATGGCTTCCATATAGTCCGTCGCTTGCTCATCAACCAGACCAAACAGGCCGGACGCCGGGTATTTTTCTCCCGCTGGCCAGCAGGCTCGTGCTTTATCGATCCCACGTTGGCCGACATAAAAGCCGACGTCCCGTGAACCGGTATGAATCATAATCACGACTTCGCCTTCCTGTACGCCAGCCTGATACGCCGCATGTCGGTCCAAAACAGCGTCAACAATTTGCAACTCAACGAAATGGTTACCCGACCCAACCGTACCCAAACTGGAAGGACGAAGAATCTCGCGCGGTGCAAAAAATGGCTCAGGCGCATGGCGACTGTGGGCGCGGACAGCCTCGGCTCCGGCAATCAAGGCAAGTTCTGTCGATAAACGCCGGAAGTCCACCTCCTGCCAGAGTCCCTGCAAGGGCAGTGCAGCCAGCCACGCCGAAAGCCCTTCGTCAAAGAGAGCAGAAAACGAATCTGGCGTTACGGGAACATCGCGCTGATCCAGCAGTAACGTGTTTTTGAGCGCCTGAATCAGCTCCGGTTTGTGCGCATCAGCATCCGTATGCTGCACGCCCGTGGTCAGCAAACGCATACCGCAGTTGATATCCGTCCCAATCGCCGCAGGGATAACGAAATTCTCCGTGGTGGCGACAATGCTGCCGACGGGCGCAAGCGTACCGGGGTGAAAATCCGGCGTGGCACGAGCGGCACAGACGCGTGCATCGCTGCCCGGTAGGTGTACCGAGGCGAAATCCAGCAGTTGCTGAACCGCCTTTTCTTCCAGCGGCAAGGTTTCCGGCAACAGAACCTGCGCTTCTGCATGCTGCCTGCGAAGATGATAAATAGAATGTTGGTAATCAGTGTCTATCCCCAAACGGGATAAACGTTTTTGTAAGCGAGTAAATGTAGACATGGTGCTACCTGGAAAAAACAAAAAAACGCTCCTCCCGTTTCGAGGAGAAGGTTGTTTTTCCTGCAGCAGCAGATTCAGGAAAGGATATCGGGCTATTCTAGGTAGAACTGGCACGATTGTAAACCGTCACGACGTCGCGCTATCCTCGCATCCGCTACACTGTCGAACGTCGTCATTGCCTTCGCGTTATAGTAAACTGGCTACATTAGTCATCACTAAATTAGCCTGTCACGCAGGATGGTATGAACATGACGTTAAGCAATTCGGATCGCGAATTCATGCAGGACGGTGCGGAAAAAGCGGCGGCGCTGCTGCGCGCGATGGGTAACGAAAACCGGCTGCTGGTACTTTGCCTGCTCATCGAGCGCAAGGAAATGTCGGTTGGTGCGCTGCTTGAGCACATCCCGCTCAGCCAGTCCGCTCTCTCACAACATCTGGCGAAAATGCGTGAGGAAGAGTTGATTAGCTATCGACGCGAATCTCAAACGCTGTACTACCGCATCGAAAATCAGAATGTAGAAGCCCTCGTCGCCACGTTGAAAACCCTTTTCTGCCCCTGATATCCGTAACGTCCCCACAGGATGACAGACAGGGATGACTCGCCATAAAAAACGCCACGGTACAATGGCACCGTGGCGTTGATGATTACGTGGGGCGTTATGATTTAGAACGACGTTTTCACACTCACAAAGAACGTCCGACCCGGTTCGTTATAGGTTGCAGCACCGGCTCCCGCGATGGTCACCACGTTATTGTTCACCACATCCTGCGCATTACCGGCACGGAACAGGCGTTTATCAAACAGGTTTTCTACGCCGCCCGTCACGCTCAGGTTCTTGTTAAACGTATAGGTGCTGCTTAACCCGAACAGCGCATAAGGGCTTAACTCGTTGGTCGCGCTACCGGTTACACGTTCACCTTTGTAGTTATATTTCTTCGGCTTTTGACGGCCATACCAGGTCACATCAGCCAGGAAAGAGAGCTTCTCCGTCGCCTGCCAGTCCACCGAGGAATTCAGGGTAAATTCCGGCGTAATCGACAGATAATCGCCCGTGGTTTTATTTTTCGATTCCAGCATCCAGGTCAGGTTATTACGCCAGTTGATCGTCTCCGTAACAGGAACCGTCAGGTTACCTTCCAGCCCCTGAATAACCGCTTTCGGCACATTGCCCCACTGGAAGATATTGGCGTTGGCATATTGATTATTGGTTCCGCCCACCGCTTTACCGATAACCGTGTTGCCTGCTTCAATTTTGTTACGGTAATCGTTATGGAAGTAGGTGATGCCCGCGATCAACCCATCGCGATGAAACTCCAGACCAATCTCTTTATTCAGGCTGGTTTCCGCTTTCAGGTTTTCATTACCGATCAAATAGCAGGACGTCCCACCCGCACAGCCCTGCCCACGGCTATAGAGGAGGTAATTCTCGTTGGTCTGGTACAGGTTTGGCGCTTTGTAAGCGCGGGCGATACCTAACTTCAGCGTATAGTCGTCACCTAATTCCTGCGACAGGTTGAGCGACGGGCTCCAGTTGGTGCCTGCCGTGCTGTGATGATCGACACGCAGCGCCGGCGTTAACATGGTGCTATCCGTCAGTTCGACGTTATCTTCCACGAAAGCAGAAGCCAGACGCGCGGCAGATTTCTCACTGCGGCCGCTGCTGCTCAGCGATCCTACACTCCCCGCTTCGGTTGTCGTCTGCGTGTTCGACACCGGATCCGTCATCTTCTGTTCGTTCCACTCCACCCCGAACGTTAACACCTGGTCGACCCAGAGATTCAGCGGAAGATTGACCTCGTTGTGCGCGGTAAAATTATCCAGTTTGATGGTGCCGAATTGGTTCGGATTATTGGTATCAAAAATACCTTCTAAGCCGCCGGACAGCCCCTCAAGGATACGGGTATTGTGCGTACGTTCGTATTGCAGATACGACGTAGAACTGACGCCGCTGTCCCAATAACCGCGATGCGTAACCGCAAAGTTTTGGCGGTACATGCGGTTGGTTTCCTTGCCATAATTACTGACAACTAGCGGGTTAGTGTTAGTGTTTTGCGAATCACCCGCATAGATATTGCCCTGACGGCTGGAACCCGCTTCAAACTCTAGCGATTGTTGCTGGGTCATATCCCAGCGCAGCAGGCCGTTGATATCCTTATTACGTACCCCTTCACGCCCGGAAGGCAGGGAAGCTGACTGATTACCTGCGCGTGCAGACTGATGCCCTTCGTTAATATCGCGTGCATCAGCCTGGGTTTTGTTCAGGTTACCGTACAGACGGAAGCTCAGGTTGTCGGTCAGGCCGCCCATCAGGCTGAAATCGGTACGCTTGGTGGCGCCTTCCGAGCTATGCTCCGGCGCGTTCAGATAGGTATTCCAGGTACCGTGCCATTCCTGACTTGGCTGCTTAGTGATGATATTGACTACGCCGCCCGCGGCACCGTTACCATAGCGTGCCGCCGCCGGGCCACGCAGCACTTCAATACGCTCGACCATATCAGCAGGCACCCAGTTGGTGTCACCACGGGTATCACGTTCGCCACGCCAGCCATAACGCACGGCGGTACGGCTTGATACTGGCTTGCCATCCACCAAAATCAAGGTGTTTTCCGGCCCCATACCGCGAATATCGATCTGGCGATTGTTACCGCGCTGGCCGCTGGTTGAGTTACCGGATAGATTAACGCCCGGCATGGTACGAATCAGATCCGACAGATCGTTAGCAGGTGGACGCTTGCTGATATCCTCAGACGTAATCACCGATACGCCGGGAGCCTGACGGGTTTGCTCTGCGGCCGTTACCACCATCGTGTCGCCCGATGTTTTCGTTTCGTCCTGATTTTGCACCTGAGAAGCAGGTTCTGTTGAAGACGTGGTCGAGGTCTGCGCAGCGCTCAGAAACGATGTCATCCCGCAGCTAACGCCAATGAGCGTCGCCAGATAACGACGCGATTGTGGTAGTTTCATCAAAATTATCCTGCCCTGTAAGAAATGAGGCCTCGCCATGTGACGTCCTCAACGAAAAATGCTATTGAGAAGTATTTGCATTACCATTTTGGCGCGGTCATTGTTACATTTGTCATTCAGGACGGGGTTTGCTCTAGCAGCAAAATGTTTTGCCAAAGCATCAAAATGGAAGGCGCAGGTCGAAGGGTTTAATCAGGTAGGTAATCACGTGCGCAGCTTCACGCAGTCATCAAAGCCGATCTATAAAGATCACATCGTTCAGCAATCCAGTCTGGTGGCGAATAATTACCGTTTCATCGGTCCACGGTTGATCGATAACACACCGGTGCTCTTTGGGTCATTCACCGTTGTGCAGCTTAATCCGCATCTGATCCTGCATACCGCAGATGTGATTAATCGCCACAATATGAAAACCCAAAACCTGCTGGATGACGCAATCAAACTCGCCATCGTGGTGAGCGGCAATGCGCATATTTCATTTGGCCATCAGGAGTTACATCTGGGAGAGAGCCAACCGGCCTCGCTGATTGCGCTGACGGAACCGACGATGTTTACCCGCATCGGCAAGCGTGATGAATATGAACGAACGATTACGCTGACGTTCGACAGAGAATGGCTTTACGGCAACATGATGGACACCGTTGGCGACTGGCAGGCCATCCACGATTTCACACAGACCCATCTGGCGACACACCTGTGGACACCGTCCCGGCAGGCGCTGGCTATTGCCTTACAAACGCTGGACGCTGAACCTTGCCAAACACCGCTCCAGCGTCTCTATCTGGAAACGCAGTGCATGAGCCTGATTATTGAGGCGTTGACGTCATTAACGGCCAGCGTGGCGCAGGAGAAAAGCAGCGGCGTCACCCTGCGCGGCTACCATCGCATTCAACAGATCAGAGATATGCTGGAAAGCGGCAGCGCCGACCATCTTTCGATGAGTGAGATCGCCAAAAGCGTCAACATGAGCGAAAGCACGCTACAGCGCCATTTTCGCCAGACGTTCAATATGAGCGTGTTTGAGTACCTGCGTAACTGCCGCTTACAGCGCGCCATGTTGGCTTTGCAGAAAGACGGTATCGGTATTGCACAAGCAGCCAGCATCGCCGGTTACAACAGCCCCGCTAACTTTGCCACCGCGCTACGACGTGCATTTGGTATTACACCGGGGCAGTTAAAAGACCGCTTCTGACGCCGAAGCACTAATAACCAAATGGAATTTATTATTCCGTTTGGTTATTAATCGCTATTCAACAAGGCGCAGTAAATTACTATTTTTCTGCCAGCACACATGACGACCCATGACCAATCAGACTGATATCACCGCAACGCTTGCCCACCA
The genomic region above belongs to Pectobacterium colocasium and contains:
- a CDS encoding RtcB family protein, translating into MSTFTRLQKRLSRLGIDTDYQHSIYHLRRQHAEAQVLLPETLPLEEKAVQQLLDFASVHLPGSDARVCAARATPDFHPGTLAPVGSIVATTENFVIPAAIGTDINCGMRLLTTGVQHTDADAHKPELIQALKNTLLLDQRDVPVTPDSFSALFDEGLSAWLAALPLQGLWQEVDFRRLSTELALIAGAEAVRAHSRHAPEPFFAPREILRPSSLGTVGSGNHFVELQIVDAVLDRHAAYQAGVQEGEVVIMIHTGSRDVGFYVGQRGIDKARACWPAGEKYPASGLFGLVDEQATDYMEAMGVAARYAWINRIVLTELIRSSWKQVFARDTSKLVVDLSHNIILPEHGMNLHRKGATPAKAGAFALIPGSMGDYSYLVTGKGNPDWLWSCSHGAGRAERRQSMRNKVDTVKSADALPWQCITLKDERLREEAPAAYKPVTPVIDIQEQSGLIQPVARLRPWLTFKA
- a CDS encoding ArsR/SmtB family transcription factor, which produces MTLSNSDREFMQDGAEKAAALLRAMGNENRLLVLCLLIERKEMSVGALLEHIPLSQSALSQHLAKMREEELISYRRESQTLYYRIENQNVEALVATLKTLFCP
- a CDS encoding TonB-dependent siderophore receptor produces the protein MKLPQSRRYLATLIGVSCGMTSFLSAAQTSTTSSTEPASQVQNQDETKTSGDTMVVTAAEQTRQAPGVSVITSEDISKRPPANDLSDLIRTMPGVNLSGNSTSGQRGNNRQIDIRGMGPENTLILVDGKPVSSRTAVRYGWRGERDTRGDTNWVPADMVERIEVLRGPAAARYGNGAAGGVVNIITKQPSQEWHGTWNTYLNAPEHSSEGATKRTDFSLMGGLTDNLSFRLYGNLNKTQADARDINEGHQSARAGNQSASLPSGREGVRNKDINGLLRWDMTQQQSLEFEAGSSRQGNIYAGDSQNTNTNPLVVSNYGKETNRMYRQNFAVTHRGYWDSGVSSTSYLQYERTHNTRILEGLSGGLEGIFDTNNPNQFGTIKLDNFTAHNEVNLPLNLWVDQVLTFGVEWNEQKMTDPVSNTQTTTEAGSVGSLSSSGRSEKSAARLASAFVEDNVELTDSTMLTPALRVDHHSTAGTNWSPSLNLSQELGDDYTLKLGIARAYKAPNLYQTNENYLLYSRGQGCAGGTSCYLIGNENLKAETSLNKEIGLEFHRDGLIAGITYFHNDYRNKIEAGNTVIGKAVGGTNNQYANANIFQWGNVPKAVIQGLEGNLTVPVTETINWRNNLTWMLESKNKTTGDYLSITPEFTLNSSVDWQATEKLSFLADVTWYGRQKPKKYNYKGERVTGSATNELSPYALFGLSSTYTFNKNLSVTGGVENLFDKRLFRAGNAQDVVNNNVVTIAGAGAATYNEPGRTFFVSVKTSF
- a CDS encoding helix-turn-helix transcriptional regulator; the encoded protein is MRSFTQSSKPIYKDHIVQQSSLVANNYRFIGPRLIDNTPVLFGSFTVVQLNPHLILHTADVINRHNMKTQNLLDDAIKLAIVVSGNAHISFGHQELHLGESQPASLIALTEPTMFTRIGKRDEYERTITLTFDREWLYGNMMDTVGDWQAIHDFTQTHLATHLWTPSRQALAIALQTLDAEPCQTPLQRLYLETQCMSLIIEALTSLTASVAQEKSSGVTLRGYHRIQQIRDMLESGSADHLSMSEIAKSVNMSESTLQRHFRQTFNMSVFEYLRNCRLQRAMLALQKDGIGIAQAASIAGYNSPANFATALRRAFGITPGQLKDRF